The sequence GTCAAGTGCTTGCTGAGATCCGTTGGTTAAAAGTATATTTTTTGCATTACATTTTATGCCCTTTTTTGAAAGATATGAAGCTAAAAATTCTCTTAGAGGAGGATATCCTTCGGTAATTGTATACTGCAGGGCCTGTATCCCATTATCTTTAAGAACCTTGTTTGATGCTTCTCTGAACTCTTCAACTGGAAAAGTTTCTGGACCTGGTAACCCACCAGCAAAGGATATTAAATCCTTTTTAGCTGTAAGTTTTAAAAGTTCTCTTATAACGGAGCTTTCAAATAAATTTGTTCTTTTTGCCATCCTTTCATTCCACATTTAAAAACCTCCACCTGTTTATTTGGTATTTCTTTATACCCGATGGTAATAGTCAAATCAATAGATACATGACTTTATTATATTAGAAATTTTATAAAAAGGTAATTTTTTGTAATTAATATAATTTATTGCAGTTATATATATTATATAAATAAATGTTTTATATACTTATTTTGGGAAACATAGAGAAAACCGTATTGACAAACTATATATAGTGTGACAAACTATATATAGTTATTACTTGAGTTTATTTTTTAAAAATTTAGAAAGAAGGGGTAGGAAGATGAAATGTCCTTATTGTGATTCGAACGATTCTAAAGTTATCGACACTCGATTTGTAGAAGAAAGTGGTGTTATAAGAAGGAAGAGAGAATGCCTTTCTTGTGGGAAGAGGTTTGTTACCCATGAAATTTACGAAGAGGGTTCGAAAAAAAATATAGATAACAATTCTGATGAAACTGTAATACTTTCTCCTGAATATGTAAAAAAGAGAGATGGCAGGGTTGTACCATTTGATATCTTTAGAATTGAAAGGGCAATTGCAAAAGCTTTCAAAGCTGTTGGAGAACACCTTGGTGCAGAAAAGGAATTAGCAGCTAGGGTTTCTAAGAAATTATATCGTCAATATAGAGAACAAGAAGTAGTAGATATTGAAAGGATTCAAGACGTTGTAGAAGAGGTCTTGATAGAAAATGGTTTTGCAAAAGTTGCAAAGGCTTATATTCTTTATAGAAGAAAGAGACAGGAAGCTAGAGAAAATCTTTCTTGTGCTGTGGATATAGAGCACATAATTCAAGACTATCTTCATCAGGAAGATTGGAGAACAAATGAAAACTCTAATACTACATACTCTTATCCGGGTTTAGTTCTTCACGCTGCTGGATCGGTCATGGCACATTATACTTTGAATCGTATTTATCCTGATGAAGTAAAAGATGCTCACGTAAACGCAGATATGCATATTCACGATCTGTCCTATGGTATTACAGCTTATTGTGCAGGTTGGTCTCTGGAAGATCTTCTAAGAGAAGGGTTTGGAGGTGTTCCGGGTAAAGTCGCAGCAGGTCCAGCAAAACATCTCTCTGCTCTTACCGGGCAAATGGTTAATTTTCTTGGTACAATGCAGATGGAATTTGCAGGTGCACAGGCATTTAATTCTGTAGATACATTTCTTGCACCTTTTGTAAGGGCTGATGATCTGGATTATAAGAATGTAAAACAGATAATTCAGCAGATGGTTTTTGCAATGAATGTGCCTTCCAGATGGGGATCTCAACCTCCTTTTATTAACTTTACTTTTGATTGGACTGTTCCAGAAGACATGATGAACAGGCCTGTTATAATAGGAGGGAAAGAGTGCCCTGAATATGGCACTTACGGCGATTATCAGAAAGAAATGGATATGATAAATAGAGCATACATAGAAGTAATGCTGGAAGGCGATTATGATGGAAGAATATTTTCATTCCCAATTCCTACATACAACATTACTAATAACTTTCCCTGGGAAAGCGAGAAT comes from Thermodesulfobium acidiphilum and encodes:
- a CDS encoding ribonucleoside triphosphate reductase, with translation MKCPYCDSNDSKVIDTRFVEESGVIRRKRECLSCGKRFVTHEIYEEGSKKNIDNNSDETVILSPEYVKKRDGRVVPFDIFRIERAIAKAFKAVGEHLGAEKELAARVSKKLYRQYREQEVVDIERIQDVVEEVLIENGFAKVAKAYILYRRKRQEARENLSCAVDIEHIIQDYLHQEDWRTNENSNTTYSYPGLVLHAAGSVMAHYTLNRIYPDEVKDAHVNADMHIHDLSYGITAYCAGWSLEDLLREGFGGVPGKVAAGPAKHLSALTGQMVNFLGTMQMEFAGAQAFNSVDTFLAPFVRADDLDYKNVKQIIQQMVFAMNVPSRWGSQPPFINFTFDWTVPEDMMNRPVIIGGKECPEYGTYGDYQKEMDMINRAYIEVMLEGDYDGRIFSFPIPTYNITNNFPWESENTDLLFDLTAKYGVPYFQNFINSDLKPSDIRSMCCRLQLDLKELRKRCGGLFGSGDKTGSIGVVTINLPRIGYLSKSESEFFARLDKVMNLAKTSLEIKRKVVERNLKNGLLPYTRRYLGSFSNHFSTIGLVGMNEACLNFLGASIATEKGKSFAIKVLKHMREKLASYQEETGNLYNLEATPAEGTSYRLARHDKKKYPDIITSGESEPYYTNSTHLPVNYTEDPFEVMDHQEELQKLYTGGTVIHTFLPESPTPEAAKQFIKKAFENYSFPYLTLTPTFSICPTHGYIAGEHFVCPKCNQETEVYSRVVGYYRPVRMWNKGKKEEFRNRVEYDINKYSIHRLVVR